A region from the Deltaproteobacteria bacterium genome encodes:
- a CDS encoding serine/threonine protein kinase: MHSNSVLSAGTFDSKELGAGRTVVPGGPPPKAERQDLSNEVLQSRVLSPELRAAESFDAQEMIHAQTWSKVLGFLCAITGALIGLVEGHPDLKLAAQVACFVLVPVCFWVAQRAAQPSGYTRFVYRAFGWTASLSSLPVIYFLGVFSPAPLTLTLGISFFGLARDPFYAWIIPLSATLGYFLLALGVVLGIIPDMGMLATSVYDDTGRIFMTVMVPLVLLCTLWCAQKSRQTLVGALEKAHSSAYQAEAREFQLHEVNQEINAVRRYGAGKSGRFSGEMAGPFRLEAVVGRGAMGEVYLGYHRDSRIRVAVKILSETEGCDPSNLARFLREGDMLRAVKDSHVVQVYQVGRLDGPISSHFIAMEYLEGEDLAAVLRQSGVMSVDEVTQCLDEITVGLSAVHRAGIVHRDLKPQNLFCTTFNGVKSWKLLDFGVSKFEGSQGTLTCNQLVGTPAFMSPEQARSIDVDTRSDVFSLGAIAYRALTGRTPFAAEELPGVLYKIVYEHAPVPSSYVVDIPKDIERVLAVALCKNPVNRFQSAEQFRDAWLEASKNNLRAGFRVRGDALMHLYGWYS; this comes from the coding sequence ATGCATTCGAATTCGGTCCTTTCAGCAGGCACGTTTGATTCCAAGGAACTTGGGGCAGGACGAACGGTTGTTCCCGGAGGACCTCCCCCTAAGGCTGAGCGGCAAGATTTGTCCAACGAAGTGCTGCAATCGCGTGTGCTGAGCCCAGAACTTCGTGCAGCCGAGTCGTTCGACGCGCAAGAAATGATTCACGCCCAAACTTGGTCCAAAGTATTAGGCTTCTTGTGTGCGATTACGGGAGCCTTGATTGGTTTGGTTGAAGGTCACCCCGATTTAAAGCTCGCCGCTCAGGTTGCCTGTTTTGTTTTAGTACCTGTTTGTTTCTGGGTTGCTCAGCGCGCGGCACAGCCAAGTGGCTATACCCGTTTTGTTTACCGGGCATTCGGTTGGACGGCATCTCTTAGCTCACTTCCCGTGATTTACTTTTTAGGGGTATTTTCACCAGCGCCTTTAACACTTACTCTGGGCATTAGTTTTTTTGGGCTGGCCCGCGATCCCTTTTACGCATGGATTATCCCGCTTAGCGCAACACTGGGGTATTTCCTTTTGGCGCTTGGTGTCGTTCTGGGAATTATTCCGGATATGGGAATGCTTGCGACATCGGTCTATGACGATACGGGTCGTATCTTTATGACCGTGATGGTGCCGTTGGTTCTTTTATGCACGCTTTGGTGTGCGCAGAAGTCACGGCAAACTTTGGTAGGGGCTTTAGAGAAGGCGCATTCATCGGCCTATCAAGCGGAGGCACGTGAGTTTCAACTTCACGAGGTCAATCAAGAGATTAATGCTGTCCGCCGCTATGGGGCGGGGAAATCGGGGCGTTTTTCTGGTGAAATGGCTGGACCTTTTCGCCTTGAGGCGGTGGTTGGCCGCGGTGCCATGGGCGAGGTTTATCTTGGCTATCACCGAGACAGCCGCATACGCGTGGCTGTTAAAATATTATCTGAAACAGAGGGGTGTGACCCTTCAAACTTGGCTCGTTTTTTACGCGAGGGAGATATGCTCCGCGCCGTCAAAGACAGTCACGTGGTTCAGGTTTATCAAGTGGGCCGCTTGGATGGGCCGATTTCATCGCATTTTATTGCCATGGAATACCTCGAAGGCGAGGACCTGGCCGCAGTTCTTCGTCAATCTGGTGTAATGAGTGTTGATGAGGTCACCCAGTGCCTTGACGAAATCACGGTGGGGCTCTCCGCGGTTCACCGTGCGGGCATCGTTCACCGAGACTTGAAGCCGCAAAACCTATTTTGCACAACCTTCAATGGCGTGAAGTCATGGAAGCTTTTGGATTTTGGGGTTTCTAAATTTGAGGGAAGCCAGGGTACCTTAACATGCAACCAACTGGTGGGAACACCGGCTTTTATGTCTCCAGAACAAGCGCGCTCTATCGATGTAGATACGAGAAGCGACGTATTCTCACTGGGGGCCATTGCTTATCGGGCGCTAACGGGACGAACCCCTTTTGCTGCTGAAGAGCTTCCTGGTGTGTTGTACAAGATTGTTTACGAGCATGCGCCAGTGCCATCTTCTTATGTTGTAGATATTCCAAAAGATATCGAACGTGTTTTAGCCGTCGCATTATGCAAAAACCCTGTGAACCGGTTCCAGAGTGCAGAGCAATTTCGCGATGCTTGGCTTGAAGCCAGTAAGAATAATTTACGGGCTGGTTTCAGGGTACGAGGAGATGCACTGATGCATCTTTATGGTTGGTATTCCTAA
- a CDS encoding histidine phosphatase family protein, which translates to MSTLILIRHAQASFGADDYDQLSELGYQQAALLAKWFAKEPHSIDRVVCGPCKRHQQTAEATLSLSSTTPQDAEIIEELDEFDAFRLFGWFMQREDDPRSEEIRNLMVAQDPAQAGHLGKLLEQVTLEWARGEHVIPGMDTWAQTRKRMETGIRKVTETMKSSQRVALFTSGGPVGVAIGMALELSDEKTMQMCWAVYNAAFSRFFVNDGRFNLDSMNNLPHLEAEELITRR; encoded by the coding sequence TTGAGTACACTCATTCTTATTCGGCACGCGCAGGCATCTTTCGGAGCCGACGACTACGACCAGCTCTCAGAACTTGGCTACCAGCAAGCGGCGCTTCTCGCCAAATGGTTTGCCAAAGAGCCCCACAGCATCGACCGAGTGGTCTGTGGTCCCTGCAAAAGGCACCAACAAACCGCTGAAGCTACACTGAGCCTCTCCTCAACAACTCCCCAAGATGCCGAAATAATTGAAGAACTCGATGAGTTTGATGCATTTCGTCTCTTCGGCTGGTTTATGCAGCGCGAAGATGACCCGCGCAGTGAAGAGATTCGCAATCTCATGGTGGCTCAGGATCCGGCTCAAGCAGGTCACTTGGGCAAACTCTTGGAGCAAGTCACGCTTGAATGGGCGCGCGGTGAACACGTGATCCCCGGCATGGACACATGGGCGCAAACACGTAAACGAATGGAAACCGGTATTCGCAAAGTCACCGAAACCATGAAGTCATCCCAACGGGTCGCACTCTTTACATCGGGCGGTCCCGTAGGTGTTGCGATCGGCATGGCTCTTGAGCTCTCCGACGAGAAAACGATGCAAATGTGCTGGGCTGTGTATAACGCCGCGTTTTCCCGCTTCTTCGTCAACGACGGTCGTTTCAATCTCGATAGTATGAACAACCTGCCGCACCTTGAGGCCGAAGAGCTCATCACAAGGCGCTAA
- a CDS encoding isopenicillin N synthase family oxygenase encodes MSEQTIPVVNLSHFHGGSSEQQQQFVQTLGDALMDLGFFAVTNHGVDSTLIERCYKHAELFFSKSEETKKRYEFEELNGQRGFTSFGKEHAKDSPAPDLKEFWHVGRELTPDHALAKVYGHNIWPKQEDVSLDFQPDFLELYKQLETCAMTLLQACGIYLGESTELLSDMAIDGDTILRIIHYPPIADDAEPASIRAGAHEDINLITLLCEATNGGLELLQRDGTWRAIHSLKGQIVVDAGDMIQNLTNGVLKSTTHRVVNPNNARERRFSMPFFVHPRAEVSLQPLESCVRKMGPNSEFKSISARDFLMQRLKEIGLTV; translated from the coding sequence ATGTCTGAACAAACGATACCGGTCGTAAACCTTAGCCACTTCCATGGCGGTAGCTCTGAGCAACAACAACAATTTGTTCAAACCCTTGGCGATGCGCTGATGGACCTTGGTTTCTTTGCCGTTACCAACCATGGCGTTGACTCAACGTTGATCGAGCGTTGCTATAAGCATGCCGAGTTGTTCTTCTCAAAATCAGAAGAGACCAAAAAAAGATATGAGTTTGAAGAGCTCAATGGTCAGCGTGGTTTTACAAGCTTTGGAAAAGAGCACGCCAAAGACAGCCCTGCGCCCGACCTTAAAGAGTTCTGGCATGTGGGGCGTGAACTCACTCCAGACCATGCACTCGCAAAAGTCTATGGGCACAACATCTGGCCTAAGCAGGAAGATGTTAGCCTGGACTTTCAACCTGACTTTCTCGAACTCTATAAACAACTCGAAACATGCGCGATGACTCTGCTTCAGGCTTGCGGTATCTACCTGGGAGAATCGACAGAGCTTCTTTCCGACATGGCCATCGACGGTGATACCATTTTGAGAATCATTCATTATCCACCTATTGCAGATGATGCAGAACCTGCATCCATTCGTGCCGGTGCACATGAAGATATCAATCTCATTACTCTACTGTGTGAGGCGACCAATGGAGGGCTTGAACTACTCCAACGCGATGGCACCTGGCGTGCGATACATTCGCTCAAAGGCCAAATTGTAGTCGATGCTGGTGATATGATTCAGAACCTCACCAATGGAGTTCTCAAAAGCACAACTCATCGCGTCGTGAACCCCAATAATGCTCGAGAGCGGCGCTTTTCGATGCCCTTCTTCGTTCACCCAAGGGCCGAAGTGAGCCTTCAACCTCTGGAATCATGTGTCCGTAAGATGGGGCCTAATTCAGAGTTTAAATCCATCAGTGCTCGAGACTTTCTGATGCAACGGCTGAAAGAAATCGGCTTGACTGTTTGA
- a CDS encoding acyl-CoA-binding protein translates to MSDLTSKFEQSQVDVKTLTSNPGNEMLLKLYSNFKQATVGDVQGKRPGMMNIAGRAKYDAWAGLKGHSKDQSMETYITLVDQLLGR, encoded by the coding sequence ATGAGTGACCTAACAAGTAAATTCGAACAATCACAGGTTGATGTGAAAACCCTCACCTCCAATCCTGGCAACGAAATGCTGCTAAAACTTTATTCGAATTTTAAACAAGCAACTGTTGGAGATGTTCAAGGTAAGCGACCCGGTATGATGAATATCGCAGGCCGTGCCAAATATGACGCATGGGCAGGCTTAAAAGGTCATTCTAAAGACCAAAGTATGGAAACGTATATTACGCTCGTTGACCAATTACTTGGCCGCTGA
- a CDS encoding DUF2779 domain-containing protein, with product MNPALLSKRRFLAGHQCLLKMWNQFHRRELAARFSGFQNVLFKGGIQVEELARTKYPKGVQIPHRQITSAEAAHQTLDALTDHNTSAIFDGAFTFQNTFIRTDILAKTPEGSWDLLEVKSTTRVRQSHLVDLALQLWMLRSLGIDVDRAGMLTVNKNYQFQGGDIELEKYFNFTDCTDDLDDLMTQAEQSVKKFNIILNDEVPPIVRQGKQCSKPHPCAFYDHCHDEPVEELPYPITLLPQLSGHLRNRLEKQNITDVRELTDSKDLGPIQMRALRCIKSGLPEGSDKLASEISKVQYPIHHIDFESFMNAIPSYPHSRPYDSIPFQWSNHIEHEDGTIEHQEFLWPHKSDPREAFTKSLLKSLGDTGTICIYSNYEEVEIAQMAKLFPELSVPLKALLKRTWDVMVLLRDHFYHPGFLGSFSIKRVLPALAPHLRYEELDISDGKAAMHEYLRSIELESDEEREEIHKQLLVYCAMDTQALIEIRKYLKTWVESQPTA from the coding sequence ATGAATCCGGCACTGCTTTCAAAAAGACGTTTCCTTGCCGGGCACCAATGTCTTCTAAAAATGTGGAATCAATTTCACCGAAGAGAATTGGCCGCTCGCTTCTCAGGCTTTCAAAACGTTCTGTTCAAAGGCGGCATTCAAGTTGAAGAGCTTGCCAGAACAAAATATCCCAAAGGGGTTCAGATCCCTCACCGCCAAATCACTTCAGCTGAAGCAGCGCACCAAACCCTTGATGCCCTAACCGACCACAATACCAGTGCGATATTTGATGGCGCATTCACTTTTCAAAACACATTTATTCGAACCGATATTTTGGCCAAGACCCCCGAAGGCTCGTGGGATCTCCTTGAGGTTAAAAGCACCACTCGAGTTCGTCAGAGTCATCTCGTAGATCTGGCTTTACAACTTTGGATGCTCCGGTCACTGGGCATTGATGTAGACCGTGCAGGCATGCTCACCGTCAACAAAAACTATCAATTTCAAGGCGGTGATATTGAGCTGGAAAAGTATTTCAACTTCACCGATTGCACCGACGACTTAGATGATTTGATGACTCAGGCTGAACAATCCGTCAAAAAGTTTAACATCATTCTCAATGACGAAGTTCCCCCAATTGTGCGCCAAGGCAAACAGTGCTCCAAACCACATCCGTGTGCGTTTTACGACCACTGTCACGATGAACCTGTGGAAGAACTCCCGTATCCGATTACTCTACTTCCCCAGCTCTCGGGGCATCTACGTAACCGATTAGAAAAGCAAAACATCACCGATGTACGGGAACTAACGGACTCCAAGGACTTGGGACCAATACAGATGCGAGCGCTTCGCTGTATCAAAAGTGGTCTTCCCGAGGGATCCGACAAACTTGCTTCAGAGATATCCAAGGTTCAATACCCTATTCACCATATCGACTTTGAATCTTTCATGAATGCTATTCCATCTTATCCGCATTCTCGGCCATACGACTCCATCCCATTTCAGTGGTCTAACCATATCGAGCACGAAGACGGGACCATCGAGCATCAAGAATTTCTTTGGCCACATAAAAGTGACCCACGCGAAGCGTTTACCAAAAGCCTTCTAAAATCCTTGGGCGATACAGGAACCATTTGTATCTATTCAAACTATGAAGAAGTTGAAATCGCGCAAATGGCAAAACTATTCCCAGAACTCAGTGTACCGCTCAAGGCGCTTTTAAAGCGCACCTGGGACGTGATGGTTCTTTTAAGAGACCACTTTTATCACCCCGGATTCTTGGGTTCATTTAGTATAAAGAGAGTACTGCCTGCGCTGGCACCTCATCTACGTTACGAAGAACTTGATATCTCGGACGGTAAAGCGGCGATGCACGAATACCTGCGCAGTATTGAATTGGAGTCAGATGAGGAACGTGAAGAAATTCACAAGCAGCTTCTTGTTTACTGCGCGATGGATACGCAGGCACTGATTGAGATTAGAAAATACTTAAAGACCTGGGTTGAGTCTCAACCCACTGCGTGA
- a CDS encoding S9 family peptidase: MVHGRKNIQASPIMPEDVAGSLRLGDAKWDSDGETLVWLEGRSGQGVLVVKGPGKAPRDLTGELNVHAEVGYGGGDFTVHGGHVYFVLKGSGRIYRMSLEGGKPVAITPDFGRSASMTISPCGQWMLYVHHDDGEDRLAVVDTLGRHWPRILSEGWDFYMQPRWSRCGKHVAWISWNHPNMPWDGSVLQCGQVLVDGEVLPTLENAEALDGAGDVSVFQPEFSEDGTSLYYVSDREGFGQIWNVEIETGSRKQLTFGQEEYGQPAWVQDLRTYALIHNDEKALTIVNRAGFMRVCLIDLKNGVQEDLDSLSHFGDLSHLSISPDGLRVTAIASGGALASRLIGWDCPSGELETYLVAAQAPEANALSKAEPMTYESAGGCLAHGIYYPPVGSVPGLEGPPPLLVIVHGGPTSQETARYNVQAQYFATRGYAVFLPNHRGSSGYGRAYMDALQGQWGVVDVEDVVAGVRFLTEAGKVDGSRCAVMGGSAGGYTVLQSMIHEPDVFCAGVSLYGVTDLFGLLADTHKFEAHYPDGLIGVLPEAQEIFKARSPIFHAEKIQRPLAIFQGEEDRVVPLAQAESIVQALRKNGVQYQYRVYAGEGHGFRKSETITDFYESVENFLSKYVLRVMNT; encoded by the coding sequence ATGGTACACGGTCGTAAGAATATTCAAGCCAGTCCAATCATGCCAGAAGATGTCGCCGGTTCTTTAAGGCTGGGTGATGCTAAATGGGACAGTGATGGTGAAACTCTGGTGTGGCTAGAAGGACGTTCTGGCCAAGGTGTCTTGGTTGTTAAAGGGCCGGGAAAAGCACCACGGGATTTAACCGGTGAATTGAATGTTCATGCGGAGGTCGGTTACGGCGGAGGCGACTTTACGGTTCACGGCGGTCACGTATATTTCGTTTTGAAGGGCTCGGGTCGAATTTACCGAATGAGCCTTGAGGGTGGAAAGCCAGTGGCCATCACACCTGATTTCGGACGAAGCGCATCGATGACGATTTCTCCTTGCGGGCAGTGGATGCTTTACGTTCACCACGATGACGGAGAGGACCGTTTAGCGGTTGTGGATACTCTGGGTCGTCATTGGCCGCGTATTCTGAGTGAAGGTTGGGACTTCTACATGCAGCCCCGCTGGAGCCGCTGCGGAAAACATGTCGCTTGGATTTCTTGGAATCATCCCAATATGCCTTGGGATGGCTCAGTGCTTCAGTGTGGTCAAGTTCTTGTTGACGGTGAGGTCCTACCTACTCTTGAAAATGCCGAAGCTCTTGATGGGGCCGGTGATGTTTCGGTTTTTCAGCCAGAGTTTTCAGAGGACGGGACGAGTCTTTACTATGTAAGCGATAGAGAAGGTTTCGGACAAATTTGGAATGTGGAGATTGAGACCGGCTCTCGAAAGCAGCTCACTTTTGGGCAAGAGGAGTACGGCCAGCCGGCATGGGTTCAAGATTTGCGAACTTATGCTCTGATTCATAATGATGAAAAGGCACTGACCATCGTGAATCGCGCTGGCTTTATGCGTGTGTGTCTTATTGATTTAAAGAATGGGGTTCAGGAAGACCTCGATTCTCTATCGCATTTTGGTGATCTGTCCCATTTGAGTATTTCCCCGGACGGTCTTCGCGTCACGGCAATTGCAAGTGGTGGTGCTTTGGCATCCCGTCTGATTGGCTGGGATTGTCCATCGGGTGAATTAGAAACTTACTTGGTGGCAGCCCAAGCACCTGAGGCGAATGCCCTTAGTAAAGCCGAGCCGATGACTTACGAGAGCGCAGGGGGATGCTTAGCCCACGGGATTTATTATCCACCGGTTGGCTCCGTTCCGGGTCTGGAGGGTCCACCCCCGCTTTTGGTGATTGTCCATGGTGGGCCGACGAGCCAAGAGACCGCACGTTACAATGTCCAAGCGCAGTACTTCGCAACTCGTGGATACGCAGTGTTCCTACCGAATCATCGTGGGAGCAGCGGCTATGGACGTGCCTATATGGATGCGTTGCAAGGCCAATGGGGAGTCGTGGATGTTGAAGATGTGGTCGCGGGTGTGCGGTTTCTTACCGAGGCAGGCAAGGTAGATGGCAGTCGATGTGCTGTCATGGGTGGCAGTGCGGGGGGTTATACCGTCTTACAATCCATGATTCATGAACCCGATGTTTTTTGTGCAGGTGTTTCTTTGTACGGCGTTACCGATTTGTTTGGCCTCTTGGCCGACACCCATAAATTCGAGGCGCATTATCCCGATGGCTTGATCGGTGTGTTGCCAGAGGCCCAGGAAATCTTTAAGGCGAGGTCCCCAATTTTTCATGCGGAGAAGATTCAACGCCCTCTGGCGATCTTCCAGGGTGAGGAGGATCGAGTCGTCCCCTTGGCTCAGGCTGAAAGTATTGTTCAAGCTTTACGTAAAAATGGGGTGCAGTATCAGTACCGCGTGTATGCCGGTGAGGGCCACGGGTTTAGAAAAAGTGAAACAATTACAGACTTTTACGAGTCCGTAGAAAACTTTTTAAGCAAATACGTCCTCCGAGTCATGAACACCTAA
- a CDS encoding glycosyltransferase: MESQSEAQISILLPVRNGGEFLEETLLSLQAQTFENFELILVNDGSTDDTAEIAKRCFAGDTRLRLLDTGDKPGLVPALQLGLHASRSEYIARMDGDDIALPRRLELQYALMKSSPEVSIATCQVQSFSEGELGGGYRHYDAWLETLLTHEDFMRERYVESPLSHPTVMFRRQAILDLGGYRDLDWPEDYDLWLRAAEAGLRFAKVNETLLRWRDYPNRTSRQDSRYSPEAFLRCRAHFMARGPLKEAEHVVLWGAGQMGGKLGRFLVAEGVKLRAFVDIDPRKIGNLRLGVPVIGPADLEAHSGCPLVSCVGSRGARSLIRERLKDIGYVEGQDYWCVL; the protein is encoded by the coding sequence ATGGAGAGCCAAAGCGAAGCCCAGATTTCTATTTTGTTGCCAGTGCGTAACGGTGGGGAGTTTCTAGAAGAAACGCTCTTAAGTCTTCAGGCTCAAACGTTTGAGAATTTCGAACTCATTTTAGTGAATGATGGTTCCACAGACGATACGGCAGAGATCGCAAAGCGTTGTTTTGCGGGAGACACCAGGCTGCGACTCCTAGACACAGGAGACAAGCCAGGTTTGGTTCCCGCGTTGCAGCTTGGCTTGCATGCCAGTCGAAGCGAGTACATCGCTAGAATGGACGGCGATGACATTGCATTGCCGCGCCGCTTGGAACTTCAATATGCGCTGATGAAGAGCTCGCCTGAAGTGTCGATAGCAACCTGTCAGGTACAAAGTTTTAGTGAGGGTGAACTAGGTGGCGGGTACCGGCATTACGATGCCTGGCTGGAAACCTTGTTAACGCATGAGGATTTCATGAGAGAGCGCTATGTAGAAAGCCCGCTCTCGCACCCAACTGTGATGTTTCGTCGGCAGGCAATCTTAGATTTGGGTGGATACCGAGATCTTGATTGGCCGGAGGACTATGACCTTTGGCTTCGGGCGGCAGAGGCAGGGCTGCGGTTTGCTAAGGTTAACGAAACGCTTTTGCGGTGGCGTGATTATCCGAACCGAACGTCGAGACAAGATAGCCGCTACAGCCCGGAGGCCTTTTTAAGATGCCGTGCTCATTTCATGGCCCGTGGTCCGTTGAAGGAGGCCGAGCATGTGGTGCTCTGGGGGGCGGGACAAATGGGCGGAAAATTGGGACGATTTCTTGTTGCCGAGGGTGTGAAGCTGCGTGCTTTCGTAGATATCGACCCACGAAAGATTGGGAATCTTCGGCTGGGGGTTCCCGTGATTGGTCCTGCTGATCTGGAGGCCCATTCGGGTTGCCCGCTGGTGTCTTGTGTGGGAAGTCGTGGTGCGCGCAGTTTGATTAGAGAGCGGCTCAAGGACATCGGTTACGTTGAAGGTCAAGATTATTGGTGTGTGCTTTAG
- a CDS encoding aminotransferase class V-fold PLP-dependent enzyme, which yields MTKYSSLIQHWHLDHETTFINHGSYGACPKTILEQQTQIRQELERQPVRFFTHELLPRMDAVRVRLGSFLKTEANTLALIPNATQGVNTVLRTYPLEAGDEVIVTNHGYNACNNAASFIAKERGACIKTATLPYPVQSSDQIVDAIESAITPQTKLAIIDHITSPTAVVTPIREIVECLDKKGIDTLVDGAHAPGQIPIDLQTIGAAYYTGNCHKWLCTPKGSAFLYVREDKHHEVRPLAISHGANAPVGERSFFRNEFDWQGTHDPTAHMVIPAAIDLLGSWMEGGWDEIQSSNHVLALKARDVLCEALQISLPVPDTLFGSMVAIPLNPEVLPGGFPNAGLQKILMDDYRIEVPVFDQPYSPIKTLRISAQLYNHLSQYEHLALALCEIQKSQNIQLGFGHE from the coding sequence ATGACAAAATATTCTAGTTTGATTCAACATTGGCACCTAGACCACGAAACAACGTTTATCAATCACGGGTCCTATGGAGCCTGCCCTAAAACCATCCTGGAGCAACAAACTCAAATAAGACAAGAACTTGAAAGGCAGCCCGTTAGGTTCTTCACCCACGAACTTCTTCCTAGAATGGATGCTGTCAGGGTTCGGCTCGGCAGCTTTCTAAAAACTGAGGCAAATACGCTCGCCTTGATTCCGAATGCCACCCAAGGGGTCAATACTGTCCTGCGTACTTATCCACTCGAAGCCGGCGACGAAGTCATTGTCACCAACCATGGTTACAACGCCTGTAATAACGCTGCCTCTTTTATTGCCAAGGAACGCGGAGCCTGCATCAAAACCGCGACACTCCCCTACCCCGTGCAATCCAGTGACCAAATTGTGGACGCCATTGAGTCGGCCATCACACCGCAAACAAAGCTAGCCATCATTGACCACATCACAAGTCCAACGGCGGTGGTCACGCCGATACGTGAGATTGTTGAGTGTTTAGACAAGAAAGGGATCGATACCCTCGTCGATGGAGCCCATGCTCCTGGTCAAATTCCAATCGACCTGCAAACAATCGGCGCAGCCTATTACACGGGTAACTGTCATAAATGGCTTTGCACTCCTAAAGGCTCTGCTTTTCTCTATGTGCGTGAGGATAAACATCATGAGGTAAGGCCACTTGCTATCAGCCACGGTGCGAATGCGCCCGTTGGAGAGCGTTCATTCTTCCGCAACGAATTTGATTGGCAAGGCACCCATGATCCGACTGCACATATGGTCATCCCTGCAGCCATCGATTTACTGGGAAGCTGGATGGAGGGAGGATGGGATGAAATTCAAAGCTCCAATCACGTACTCGCCCTTAAAGCACGTGATGTACTGTGTGAAGCTCTGCAAATCAGCCTTCCTGTACCCGACACCCTCTTTGGATCCATGGTCGCAATTCCCCTAAACCCTGAGGTCTTGCCTGGCGGTTTCCCCAACGCTGGGCTCCAAAAGATTTTAATGGACGACTATAGGATAGAGGTCCCAGTCTTTGACCAGCCCTACTCTCCAATAAAAACATTACGAATATCGGCCCAACTCTACAATCATCTTTCTCAATATGAACACCTAGCGCTTGCGCTCTGCGAAATACAAAAATCACAAAACATTCAGTTGGGATTTGGTCATGAGTGA
- a CDS encoding NUDIX hydrolase, whose translation MSEYKRLDRKTGYSGTFLNMFIDKVQLPNDHVVELEFIDHPGAAAVVALDDEGCIIMVRQFRYAASGFILEIPAGKLDAGEEPHTCAERELQEETGYTSNSFEPLGFIWTTPGFTNEKIWLYLATNLKKSTQALEDNEVLTVEKIPAAQVIEDAKSGRINDGKTVIALLRAEPLLKASGVI comes from the coding sequence ATGAGTGAATACAAACGTTTAGATAGAAAGACCGGCTACAGCGGAACATTTCTTAATATGTTTATCGACAAAGTCCAGCTACCAAATGACCATGTCGTGGAATTAGAGTTCATAGACCATCCGGGTGCGGCTGCGGTGGTAGCTTTAGATGACGAGGGCTGTATCATTATGGTACGTCAATTTAGGTACGCTGCGTCGGGCTTCATATTGGAAATACCCGCAGGAAAACTTGATGCGGGTGAAGAACCACACACCTGCGCCGAGCGTGAACTTCAAGAAGAGACGGGGTATACCAGTAACTCTTTTGAACCTTTAGGGTTTATTTGGACAACGCCGGGATTCACCAATGAAAAAATATGGCTCTATCTGGCTACAAATTTGAAGAAGTCCACTCAAGCGTTAGAGGATAACGAGGTTCTGACAGTTGAGAAAATCCCAGCCGCTCAAGTTATCGAGGATGCTAAATCAGGACGTATCAATGACGGGAAAACAGTCATCGCTTTACTGCGCGCTGAGCCGCTGCTCAAAGCATCGGGTGTGATTTAA